From one Eucalyptus grandis isolate ANBG69807.140 chromosome 9, ASM1654582v1, whole genome shotgun sequence genomic stretch:
- the LOC104420239 gene encoding glucan 1,3-beta-glucosidase-like, translated as MMPSRFDGLKGQLLDGTQVQFKSTKLGKFLCAENGGGATLVANRDQPSDWETFRLWRISDKKFNLRVFNKQFVGLQGQGTVVAVSGNPSASETFDIIRKPDNPNRVRFQSSNGMFLQAKSLTEVTADYTGGSSWDDNDPSIFEMNITFVLQGEYQITNAYGPSAAPKHLRDHWNNYITEKDFEFMAANSLTAVRIPVGWWIAYDPAPPVPFVGGSLNALDNAFTWAAKHGMKVIVDLHAAPGSQNGQFHSASRDGFLEWGDSYIEETVKVIDFLAARYGNHPALVAIELMNEPLAPGVTYEDLTKYYQLGYEAVRSHTSNAYVIMSNRLGPADSQELLQFVRGLSRVVIDLHYYNLFDPMFQQWSLQQNIDYIYNERASDLSNVTPANGSLSFVGESYHVVRKQQEHV; from the exons ATGATGCCTTCTCGGTTCGATGGACTCAAAGGACAGCTCTTG GATGGGACTCAAGTGCAGTTCAAGTCGACAAAGCTCGGGAAATTCCTGTGTGCTGAAAACGGCGGCGGAGCCACCCTTGTCGCCAATCGCGATCAGCCCTCTGACTGGGAAACTTTCAGG CTGTGGAGGATTTCCGACAAAAAATTCAACCTCAGAGTTTTCAACAAGCAATTTGTCGGATTGCAAGGCCAAGGAACGGTTGTCGCTGTTTCTGGTAACCCGAGCGCCTCAGAGACTTTCGACATTATCAGGAAACCGGACAATCCCAATCGAGTTCGATTTCAATCATCTAATGGGATGTTTCTCCAG GCAAAGTCGCTGACGGAAGTGACGGCAGATTATACTGGAGGCTCGAGTTGGGATGACAATGACCCATCGATCTTTGAAATGAACATTACCTTCGTTTTACAAGGTGAATACCAAATAACAAATGCATATGGCCCCAGTGCTGCCCCAAAACACCTACGG GATCATTGGAACAATTACATTACCGAGAAGGACTTTGAATTTATGGCGGCCAATAGTCTAACTGCCGTGAGGATTCCAGTAGGATGGTGGATTGCGTATGATCCGGCGCCGCCAGTGCCTTTTGTGGGAGGCTCGCTGAATGCACTGGACAACGCATTTACATGGGCAGC gaaGCATGGTATGAAGGTAATAGTTGATCTCCACGCTGCTCCGGGATCTCAAAACGGCCAATTTCATAGCGCATCGAGAGATGGATTTCTGGAATGGGGTGACTCTTACATTGAGGAGACCGTGAAAGTTATAGACTTCCTAGCAGCAAG ATATGGCAACCACCCGGCATTGGTTGCGATCGAGCTGATGAACGAGCCTCTAGCTCCAGGTGTCACGTACGAGGATCTTACTAAATACTACCAGTTAGGTTACGAGGCCGTGAGGAGTCACACTTCGAATGCTTATGTCATCATGTCCAACCGGTTGGGACCAGCCGACTCGCAAGAGCTCCTTCAGTTCGTGAGAGGCTTGAGCCGAGTCGTCATCGACCTGCATTACTACAACCTCTTTGATCCGATGTTTCAACAGTGGAGTCTGCAGCAGAACATTGACTACATCTATAACGAAAGAGCTTCCGATCTGAGCAACGTAACCCCGGCAAACGGCTCCTTGAGCTTTGTTGGTGAGTCCTACCATGTGGTTAGAAAGCAACAGGAGCATGTTTAA